One genomic segment of Flavobacteriaceae bacterium includes these proteins:
- a CDS encoding NADP-specific glutamate dehydrogenase: protein MEAKINAFMDLVKQRNHHEPEFIQAVQEVAETVIPYIVEHKMYHGKNILLRMVEPERLVSFRVSWVDDSGEIQVNRGYRVQMNSAIGPYKGGLRFHPTVNASILKFLAFEQVFKNSLTTLPMGGGKGGSDFDPKGKSDNEVMRFCHAFMSELFRHIGPNTDVPAGDIGVGGREIGYMFGMYKKIRNEFTGVLTGKGASWGGSLIRPEATGYGNVYFAENMLKTKGDSFNGKKVVISGSGNVAQYAAEKATQLGAKVITLSDSSGYICDEEGIDAEKLAFVMDLKNVKRERIYKYVEKYPSAKFVEGEKPWSVTCDIALPCATQNELNGKEAKTLVANGCVCVSEGANMPSTSEAIHEFQKANILFAPGKASNAGGVATSGLEMSQNSLRLSWSRKEVDERLMDIMKDIHDACVAHGKNEDGSIDYIKGANIAGFVKVADAMLAQGIV from the coding sequence ATGGAGGCTAAAATCAATGCTTTTATGGATTTGGTGAAACAGAGAAATCACCATGAGCCTGAATTTATACAAGCCGTACAAGAAGTGGCAGAAACAGTAATTCCTTATATTGTAGAACATAAGATGTATCACGGGAAAAATATATTATTAAGAATGGTAGAGCCTGAAAGGTTGGTTTCTTTTAGGGTAAGCTGGGTAGATGATTCCGGAGAAATACAGGTTAATAGAGGATATAGAGTTCAAATGAACTCTGCAATTGGCCCTTATAAAGGAGGATTGCGTTTTCATCCGACAGTAAATGCAAGCATATTGAAATTTTTAGCCTTTGAACAAGTGTTTAAAAACTCATTGACCACCTTGCCCATGGGGGGTGGTAAAGGAGGTTCGGATTTTGATCCGAAAGGAAAATCTGATAATGAAGTGATGCGTTTTTGTCATGCTTTTATGAGTGAATTATTCAGGCATATAGGTCCAAATACGGATGTTCCTGCCGGGGACATTGGTGTCGGAGGAAGAGAAATTGGGTATATGTTTGGCATGTATAAAAAAATAAGAAATGAATTTACCGGTGTTTTAACAGGTAAAGGAGCTTCCTGGGGAGGCTCTTTAATCAGGCCGGAAGCAACAGGGTATGGAAATGTCTATTTTGCTGAAAACATGTTAAAAACAAAAGGAGATTCATTTAACGGAAAAAAAGTGGTTATTTCAGGTTCGGGAAATGTTGCACAATATGCAGCGGAAAAGGCAACGCAATTAGGGGCCAAAGTAATAACTTTATCAGATTCTTCAGGATATATCTGTGATGAAGAAGGAATAGATGCTGAAAAATTAGCATTTGTAATGGATCTTAAAAATGTAAAAAGAGAAAGAATTTATAAATATGTTGAAAAATATCCTAGTGCAAAATTTGTAGAAGGAGAAAAACCTTGGTCTGTAACATGTGATATTGCCCTACCTTGTGCTACTCAAAATGAGTTAAACGGAAAAGAAGCAAAAACACTTGTAGCAAATGGCTGTGTGTGTGTAAGCGAAGGAGCAAATATGCCCTCAACATCGGAAGCAATTCACGAATTTCAAAAAGCAAACATATTATTTGCACCGGGAAAAGCTTCTAATGCAGGAGGGGTCGCAACCTCCGGTTTGGAAATGAGTCAGAACTCATTAAGACTAAGCTGGTCAAGAAAAGAGGTTGATGAAAGATTAATGGACATTATGAAAGATATTCATGATGCTTGTGTAGCACATGGAAAAAATGAAGACGGTTCCATAGATTACATAAAAGGTGCTAATATTGCCGGTTTTGTAAAAGTTGCAGATGCTATGTTAGCACAGGGGATTGTGTAA
- the dinB gene encoding DNA polymerase IV, producing MNETTQYRKIIHIDMDAFYASVEQSDRPELREKPVAVGGGETRGVVSAASYEAREFGVRSAMSGVLAKQKCPHIIFVKPRFERYKEISSKVREIFYEYTDLVEPLSLDEAYLDVTENKKGNPSASLIAREIRDRIYEKLQLRASAGISINKFLAKIASDINKPNGQKTINPEEVLSFLEKLPVSKFYGVGKVTAAKMHNLGIFTGLDLKQKTLEELTKLFGKSGKSYYYIVRGIHHSKVKPDRIRKSIAAERTFFDNISSEIFMLEKLNKIAEELEKRMVDSETKGKTITLKIKYSDFTQQTRSKTIHRFIQKKEAIMAIVEELLYQEKLKNSVRLLGISFSNLDTEKKEPIWVQLQFDF from the coding sequence GTGAATGAAACCACTCAATATCGAAAAATCATTCATATAGATATGGATGCATTTTATGCTTCCGTAGAACAATCAGATCGTCCCGAATTAAGAGAAAAGCCGGTTGCCGTAGGCGGAGGAGAAACCCGGGGTGTGGTATCGGCAGCCAGTTATGAAGCTCGTGAATTTGGTGTTCGATCTGCCATGAGCGGAGTATTGGCAAAACAAAAATGTCCGCATATCATTTTTGTAAAACCTCGATTTGAGCGCTATAAAGAAATTTCTTCAAAAGTCAGAGAAATTTTTTATGAGTATACAGATTTAGTAGAACCACTCTCATTGGACGAGGCCTATTTAGATGTAACTGAAAACAAAAAAGGAAATCCGTCAGCGAGTTTGATTGCCCGGGAAATTCGAGATCGGATTTATGAAAAACTACAATTAAGAGCATCCGCAGGAATTTCAATCAATAAATTTTTAGCAAAAATTGCTTCTGATATTAATAAGCCTAACGGGCAAAAAACCATCAACCCGGAAGAAGTGCTCTCTTTTTTAGAGAAACTTCCCGTAAGTAAGTTTTACGGTGTGGGAAAAGTTACTGCAGCAAAAATGCACAACCTGGGAATATTTACCGGTCTCGACTTAAAACAAAAAACATTGGAAGAGCTTACAAAGCTTTTCGGAAAATCAGGAAAATCTTATTATTATATTGTGAGAGGCATTCACCATAGTAAAGTAAAACCGGATCGAATCCGAAAATCCATTGCTGCCGAAAGAACATTTTTTGACAATATTTCTTCGGAAATTTTTATGCTGGAAAAACTAAACAAAATTGCAGAAGAGTTGGAAAAAAGAATGGTTGACTCAGAAACCAAAGGGAAAACCATTACACTAAAAATAAAATATAGTGACTTTACACAACAGACCAGAAGCAAAACCATTCATCGATTCATTCAAAAAAAAGAAGCTATTATGGCGATTGTAGAAGAACTACTATATCAAGAAAAATTAAAAAACTCTGTCCGGTTACTGGGTATTTCTTTTTCTAATTTAGACACGGAAAAAAAAGAACCTATATGGGTACAATTGCAATTTGATTTTTAA
- a CDS encoding GNAT family N-acetyltransferase, producing MISQLLLVFIIEYGEDHDFYNQFNGLDNIKYAIIAYVNNSNKPVGCGGFRKFNDESVELKRMYVKSSYRRFGIAGKILSSLEIWAKEKGFKKCIMETGNRQIEALKFYQKSGYQRIANYGPYTQISNSNCFEKIL from the coding sequence ATAATATCTCAACTTTTACTTGTTTTTATCATAGAATACGGGGAAGATCATGATTTTTACAATCAGTTTAATGGTTTGGATAATATAAAGTATGCCATTATTGCTTATGTCAATAATAGTAATAAACCGGTAGGTTGCGGAGGTTTTAGAAAATTTAATGATGAATCTGTGGAGCTAAAAAGAATGTATGTAAAATCCAGCTACAGAAGATTCGGAATTGCCGGAAAAATATTAAGCTCATTAGAAATTTGGGCTAAAGAAAAAGGGTTTAAAAAATGCATCATGGAAACCGGAAACCGGCAAATAGAAGCGTTAAAATTTTATCAAAAATCGGGTTATCAAAGAATTGCAAATTATGGGCCATATACTCAAATAAGCAACAGTAATTGTTTTGAAAAAATACTGTGA
- a CDS encoding FAD-dependent oxidoreductase yields MNYSYWEYKEWFSKNDFVIVGSGIVGLNCAIHLKNRFPKATILILERGLLPQGASTKTAGFACFGSVSELVSDLKIHSEEEVFNLIEKRWKGLQLLRNILGDHRIDYQHHYGYELFLDHYLFEECNDKIHSLNRLLSPVFKKNVFSTTANIFDFQKIVPKYILNHFEGQIDPGKMMVQLLRLSQQKGIKILHNVTVEKFSESADKVTLQTNHGAFITSRLLLATNGFSKELISENIEPARAQVLITKPIKDLHIKGAFHLDEGYYYFRNINNRILLGGGRNLDFLEEETTEFGQTKVVQDKLEKILRTIIFPNTTFEIERRWSGIMGVGNKKKPIVKQISNNVYCGIRLGGMGVSIGSLVGAELANLVDF; encoded by the coding sequence ATGAATTATAGCTATTGGGAATATAAAGAATGGTTTTCAAAAAACGATTTTGTCATTGTCGGCAGCGGAATTGTGGGTTTGAATTGTGCCATTCATCTTAAAAATCGATTTCCAAAAGCAACAATTTTAATTCTGGAAAGAGGGTTACTGCCACAGGGAGCGAGCACAAAAACCGCAGGTTTTGCCTGCTTTGGAAGTGTATCGGAACTCGTAAGCGATCTCAAAATTCATTCCGAAGAAGAGGTTTTTAACCTGATAGAAAAACGCTGGAAAGGATTACAACTATTAAGAAATATATTAGGAGATCATCGTATCGATTATCAACATCATTATGGATACGAACTTTTTTTGGATCATTATTTATTTGAGGAATGCAATGATAAAATACATTCTTTAAACCGGCTTTTATCTCCTGTTTTTAAAAAAAATGTTTTTTCTACAACTGCAAATATTTTTGATTTCCAAAAAATAGTTCCCAAATATATCCTCAATCATTTTGAAGGGCAGATAGATCCTGGCAAAATGATGGTACAATTACTTCGACTATCTCAACAAAAAGGAATAAAGATCTTACATAATGTTACTGTTGAGAAATTTTCCGAAAGTGCAGATAAAGTAACTCTTCAAACAAACCATGGGGCGTTTATAACATCCAGATTACTACTTGCTACCAACGGTTTTTCAAAAGAGCTGATTAGCGAAAATATAGAACCGGCAAGAGCTCAGGTATTAATAACAAAACCGATCAAAGATTTACACATTAAGGGAGCTTTTCATTTGGATGAAGGATATTATTATTTTAGAAATATCAATAACAGAATTTTGCTTGGAGGAGGGAGAAACCTGGATTTTTTAGAAGAAGAAACCACTGAATTTGGTCAAACAAAAGTAGTTCAAGACAAATTGGAAAAAATCTTAAGGACTATTATTTTCCCCAACACGACCTTTGAAATAGAACGACGTTGGAGTGGTATTATGGGTGTTGGAAACAAAAAGAAACCCATTGTAAAACAAATCTCCAATAACGTATATTGCGGAATTCGATTAGGAGGCATGGGTGTTTCCATTGGATCTCTGGTGGGTGCGGAACTGGCAAATTTAGTGGATTTTTGA
- a CDS encoding ATP-binding cassette domain-containing protein codes for MLKINNISFRYNNQKKVLDNMSFSLGVGQHLCIMGESGSGKSTLLKIIYGLLDVNSGELFWKDRQILGPAFHLVPGMEFFKYVAQDFDLMPYISVSENIGKFLSGFYPDEKKARTRALLEVIEMIEFADEKVKNLSGGQQQRIAIARALAKEPELVLLDEPFSQIDNFKKNSLRRKLFTYLKKKNISCIVATHDGHDALSFADQMIVIKEQKIIAIDTPLNLYQNPPEHYVAALFDDVNVLKINGESVLLYPHQMKMTNSSNYKATVLKSYFKGFYWLIEAELQKQKVFFQHTAKVDENVTVYLNFEK; via the coding sequence ATGCTTAAAATCAATAATATATCCTTCCGGTATAATAACCAAAAAAAGGTGTTAGACAATATGTCCTTTTCCTTGGGTGTCGGACAACACTTATGTATAATGGGAGAAAGCGGTAGTGGCAAATCAACATTACTAAAAATCATCTATGGATTACTCGATGTAAACAGCGGCGAACTGTTCTGGAAAGATCGACAAATTTTAGGACCGGCTTTTCACCTGGTTCCGGGAATGGAGTTTTTCAAGTATGTCGCACAAGACTTTGATTTAATGCCCTATATTTCTGTTTCGGAAAATATTGGGAAATTTCTGTCTGGGTTTTATCCGGATGAAAAAAAAGCCAGAACAAGAGCGCTTTTGGAAGTAATAGAAATGATTGAATTTGCTGATGAAAAAGTCAAAAATTTAAGTGGAGGACAACAACAACGAATTGCTATTGCCAGGGCTTTAGCAAAAGAACCGGAACTGGTTTTACTGGATGAACCTTTTAGTCAGATTGATAATTTTAAGAAAAATTCTCTTCGGAGAAAACTTTTTACGTATCTCAAAAAAAAGAATATTTCCTGCATTGTCGCCACGCATGACGGACATGATGCTTTGTCTTTTGCTGATCAGATGATCGTAATAAAAGAGCAGAAAATAATTGCCATCGACACACCGTTAAACCTTTATCAAAATCCTCCGGAACATTATGTTGCTGCTTTATTTGATGATGTAAATGTGTTGAAAATTAATGGAGAGTCCGTGCTTTTATATCCACATCAAATGAAGATGACGAATTCTTCAAACTATAAAGCAACTGTTTTAAAGTCCTATTTCAAAGGATTTTACTGGTTGATTGAAGCGGAGCTTCAAAAGCAAAAAGTGTTTTTTCAACATACAGCAAAAGTTGATGAAAATGTAACGGTTTACCTGAATTTTGAAAAATAG
- a CDS encoding M13 family peptidase: MNLTNKILFTSAVLALGIVACKKDTSGKVAGIVVENMDTSVRPNDDFFRHVNGNWLDKTEIPADRTSWGSFGELRKTTDADVLTILNDAIEEDNFPKLKDAEGNYTRTSDQQKAVFYYQSIMDTVARNEQGIKPIQTFLAKIDQIKNLKDLEKLLINFTPYGGAGFFNFAVFNDLKNSKINAGYIVPAGLGLTRDYYMDQDEDTEQKRKKYQAHIARMLQKFGADEASAQRNAEKILAYELSLAEPRLTKEEQRDIRKLYNPATIKELSEMTTVINWSDYFKEIGIGDIDRVIVMQPKYMKVMDDILKGSTLEDIKLYLRWTVINTAAGLLTTDLEKANWDFYSKELQGAKQQRPRDERALANTNGAIGEALGKLYVEKKFPPEAKKKAEEMIANVMLGFEKRINSLAWMSEETKKKAIEKLNKLTVKIAYPDKWKDYTALEVKGIKEGGTYFDNSINIAKWDFKENIAKLGKEVDRTEWNMSPQTVNAYFNPVNNEIVFPAAILQPPFYNYQVDEAVNYGGIGAVIGHEISHSFDDSGSRFDGDGNLNNWWTEEDLEKFTVLGKKLSDQFSAVTAIDDVKLNGEFTLGENIGDLAGLKAAYEGLQIFYEKNGKPEPIDGFTAEQRFFMSWATVWRTKMRDEALKNKIKTDPHAPGMYRAYMPLQNIDAFYKAFNIEEGDKMYMKPEDRVAIW, from the coding sequence ATGAATTTAACAAACAAAATCCTTTTTACTTCTGCTGTATTAGCTCTTGGAATAGTGGCTTGTAAAAAGGACACTTCAGGAAAAGTTGCGGGTATCGTTGTAGAGAATATGGATACAAGTGTTCGTCCTAATGACGATTTTTTTAGACACGTAAATGGGAATTGGCTTGATAAGACGGAAATTCCTGCTGACAGGACTAGCTGGGGAAGTTTCGGAGAGCTCCGAAAAACGACGGATGCGGATGTCTTAACAATTTTAAATGACGCTATTGAAGAAGATAATTTTCCAAAGCTAAAAGATGCCGAAGGAAACTATACGAGAACCTCTGATCAGCAAAAAGCCGTATTTTATTATCAATCCATTATGGATACGGTGGCGAGAAATGAACAGGGAATCAAACCTATTCAAACGTTTTTGGCAAAAATAGATCAAATTAAAAATTTGAAAGATCTGGAAAAATTATTAATCAATTTCACTCCTTACGGAGGTGCAGGATTTTTCAACTTTGCGGTTTTTAATGATCTGAAAAATAGTAAAATAAATGCAGGTTATATAGTGCCTGCAGGGTTAGGGTTAACCAGAGACTATTATATGGACCAAGATGAGGATACAGAGCAAAAGAGAAAAAAATACCAAGCTCACATTGCCAGAATGCTTCAAAAGTTTGGTGCTGATGAAGCATCCGCACAAAGAAATGCGGAAAAGATCTTAGCTTATGAATTGAGTTTAGCCGAGCCTAGGTTGACAAAAGAAGAGCAGAGAGATATACGTAAATTATACAACCCTGCTACTATTAAAGAACTATCCGAAATGACTACAGTTATTAATTGGTCCGATTATTTTAAAGAAATTGGTATTGGTGATATTGACCGGGTAATTGTAATGCAGCCAAAGTATATGAAAGTAATGGACGATATCTTAAAGGGAAGTACTCTTGAAGATATTAAATTGTATTTGCGTTGGACTGTTATCAATACTGCTGCCGGACTGTTAACTACGGATCTGGAGAAAGCAAATTGGGATTTCTACAGCAAAGAATTACAGGGAGCAAAACAACAGCGTCCCAGAGATGAACGCGCTTTAGCAAACACAAATGGCGCTATTGGTGAAGCTTTAGGTAAATTATACGTAGAGAAAAAATTTCCTCCGGAAGCCAAGAAAAAGGCGGAAGAAATGATTGCGAATGTAATGCTTGGTTTTGAAAAAAGAATCAATAGTTTAGCTTGGATGAGTGAAGAAACTAAGAAAAAAGCGATTGAAAAATTGAATAAGTTGACTGTTAAAATTGCATATCCCGATAAATGGAAAGACTATACTGCCCTAGAAGTAAAAGGAATTAAAGAGGGGGGTACTTATTTTGATAATTCCATAAATATTGCAAAATGGGATTTTAAAGAAAACATAGCAAAACTAGGAAAAGAGGTAGATAGAACCGAGTGGAATATGTCTCCTCAAACAGTAAATGCATACTTTAATCCGGTAAATAACGAGATTGTTTTTCCTGCTGCTATTTTACAACCTCCTTTTTATAATTATCAAGTGGATGAAGCAGTAAATTACGGTGGAATAGGAGCAGTCATCGGGCATGAAATTTCGCATAGCTTTGATGATTCGGGATCTCGTTTTGACGGCGATGGGAATTTAAATAACTGGTGGACAGAGGAAGATTTAGAAAAATTTACCGTTTTAGGGAAAAAATTGTCAGATCAATTCAGTGCGGTTACTGCAATTGATGATGTAAAACTGAATGGCGAATTTACTCTTGGAGAAAACATAGGAGATTTGGCAGGATTAAAAGCCGCTTATGAAGGACTACAAATATTCTATGAGAAAAACGGAAAACCGGAACCTATTGATGGATTTACTGCGGAACAGCGCTTTTTTATGTCCTGGGCAACGGTTTGGAGAACTAAAATGAGGGATGAAGCTCTGAAAAACAAAATTAAAACAGATCCCCACGCTCCCGGTATGTACAGAGCTTATATGCCGTTACAAAATATCGATGCCTTTTACAAAGCCTTTAATATTGAAGAAGGAGATAAAATGTATATGAAACCGGAAGACAGAGTTGCTATTTGGTAA
- a CDS encoding prolyl oligopeptidase family serine peptidase gives MKKQIILILFAVTVYTACKEAATQRNIEVKYPETAKKPVVDTYFGTEVTDNYRWLEDDRSPETEAWVKAENEVTFDYLDKIPYREQLKNRLTELWNYEKIGAPFVEGDYTYFYKNNGLQNQYVVYRKKEGTATEVFLDPNTFSEDGTTSLSSLSFSKDGKTAAYAISEGGSDWRKIIVIDVESKKIKEDTLIDVKFSGISWKGNEGFYYSSYDKPKGSELSAKTDQHKLYYHKLGTSQKKDPVIFGGTLAEKHRYVYGYLTEDDRYLIISASTSTSGNKLFIKDLTKKNSPLITILDHFESDTYVIDNQESKLYLVTNLDAPNQKIVTVDAANPTSNNWEDFIAETEHVLNPSSGGGYFFTEYMVDAVSKVLQYDFDGDLIREIELPGVGNAGGFGGGKEAKFDYFSFTNYNTPSSIYKYNIKTGASELYWKPEIDFNADDYESKQIFYASKDGTKIPMIITHKKGIELDGKNPAILYGYGGFNISLNPSFSIANAVWMEQGGVYAVPNLRGGGEYGKEWHKAGTLMQKQNVFDDFIAGAEYLIEKKYTSSDYLAIRGGSNGGLLVGATMTQRPKLMKVALPAVGVLDMLRYHTFTAGAGWAYDYGTAEQSKEMFEYLKGYSPVHNVKEGTAYPATLVTTGDHDDRVVPAHSFKFATELQDKQSGNHPVLIRIETNAGHGAGTPVAKMIEQYSDIFGFTLFNMGFDKLPNPPKTKIKS, from the coding sequence ATGAAGAAACAAATCATTCTTATTCTTTTTGCTGTCACCGTATACACAGCATGTAAAGAAGCAGCAACTCAAAGAAATATTGAAGTGAAATATCCTGAAACAGCAAAAAAGCCTGTAGTCGATACTTATTTTGGAACAGAAGTAACCGATAACTATCGTTGGCTGGAAGATGACAGAAGTCCGGAAACGGAAGCCTGGGTAAAGGCAGAAAATGAAGTTACTTTTGATTACTTAGACAAAATTCCATACAGAGAACAACTGAAAAACCGCTTAACCGAACTTTGGAATTATGAAAAAATAGGCGCCCCTTTTGTTGAAGGAGACTATACGTATTTTTACAAAAATAACGGTTTGCAAAATCAATATGTGGTATATAGAAAAAAAGAAGGAACAGCGACAGAGGTTTTTCTGGACCCAAATACATTTTCTGAAGATGGAACTACTTCATTGAGCAGCCTTAGCTTTTCTAAAGATGGAAAAACGGCTGCATATGCTATTTCGGAAGGAGGAAGTGACTGGCGAAAAATTATAGTCATTGATGTTGAATCTAAGAAAATAAAAGAAGATACATTGATAGATGTGAAGTTTTCAGGAATTAGCTGGAAAGGGAATGAGGGCTTTTACTATTCAAGTTATGATAAGCCCAAAGGAAGTGAACTGTCTGCCAAAACAGATCAACATAAATTATACTATCATAAATTAGGAACTTCTCAGAAAAAAGACCCTGTTATTTTTGGGGGCACTTTAGCAGAAAAACACAGATATGTATACGGTTATTTGACTGAAGATGATCGCTATTTGATTATTTCTGCCTCCACCTCAACTTCCGGAAACAAATTGTTTATTAAAGATCTGACAAAAAAGAATAGCCCGCTTATTACCATATTAGATCATTTTGAAAGTGATACGTATGTTATTGATAATCAAGAATCAAAACTTTATTTAGTAACCAATTTAGATGCTCCAAATCAGAAAATTGTAACGGTAGATGCCGCCAATCCAACTTCCAATAACTGGGAAGATTTTATTGCCGAAACAGAACATGTATTAAATCCGTCAAGTGGCGGAGGTTATTTTTTTACCGAATATATGGTAGATGCTGTTTCTAAAGTATTGCAATATGACTTTGACGGAGACTTAATTCGTGAAATTGAATTACCCGGTGTGGGAAATGCAGGTGGTTTCGGGGGGGGAAAAGAAGCAAAATTTGATTATTTCTCTTTTACAAATTACAATACTCCTTCCAGTATCTATAAATACAACATTAAAACCGGGGCATCGGAATTGTACTGGAAGCCGGAAATTGATTTTAATGCGGATGATTACGAAAGCAAACAAATTTTTTACGCCTCTAAAGACGGTACAAAAATTCCGATGATCATTACCCACAAAAAAGGCATTGAATTAGATGGTAAAAACCCCGCTATATTATATGGCTATGGCGGATTTAATATTAGTTTAAACCCCTCATTTAGTATTGCAAATGCAGTTTGGATGGAGCAGGGAGGAGTGTATGCGGTTCCCAATCTACGCGGTGGCGGCGAATACGGAAAAGAATGGCACAAAGCCGGAACGCTAATGCAGAAGCAAAATGTATTTGATGACTTTATTGCAGGAGCAGAATACTTAATTGAAAAAAAATATACGTCATCTGACTACCTTGCCATTCGAGGAGGGTCTAACGGAGGCCTATTAGTGGGAGCTACCATGACACAGCGCCCCAAGTTAATGAAAGTTGCCTTACCTGCAGTGGGTGTTTTAGACATGTTGCGCTATCATACATTTACAGCCGGTGCCGGTTGGGCATATGATTACGGAACCGCAGAACAGAGCAAAGAAATGTTTGAATATTTAAAAGGATATTCACCTGTACACAATGTAAAAGAAGGAACGGCATATCCTGCAACTCTGGTAACCACCGGAGATCATGATGATCGTGTGGTCCCTGCACACAGTTTTAAATTTGCTACCGAATTACAAGATAAACAATCCGGAAATCACCCTGTGCTCATTAGAATAGAAACCAATGCCGGTCACGGCGCCGGAACCCCTGTTGCAAAAATGATCGAACAATATTCGGATATTTTCGGATTTACCTTATTTAATATGGGGTTCGACAAATTACCAAATCCTCCTAAAACCAAAATCAAATCATAA
- a CDS encoding DoxX protein encodes MIARYLLGLAMLIFGANKFLDFMPAPPPPSAEAGAFLGALDAGGYVFPVLGILYILAGLLLVFNKAIPFALIILAPASFNIVAFHLKYAPEGILFAAIVAVLNLLLIYANWNRFKSLFD; translated from the coding sequence ATGATTGCCCGTTATCTTTTAGGATTGGCAATGTTAATTTTTGGAGCTAATAAGTTTTTAGACTTCATGCCCGCACCTCCTCCGCCTTCAGCAGAAGCAGGTGCTTTTTTAGGAGCCCTTGATGCCGGTGGTTATGTTTTTCCTGTATTAGGAATCCTGTATATTCTGGCAGGCTTACTTTTAGTCTTTAATAAAGCGATACCTTTCGCTTTGATTATTTTGGCCCCTGCATCTTTCAATATTGTAGCTTTTCATTTAAAATATGCTCCGGAAGGAATTTTGTTTGCCGCTATAGTAGCTGTTTTGAATCTACTATTGATTTATGCAAATTGGAATCGCTTTAAATCACTATTTGATTGA